The proteins below come from a single Eucalyptus grandis isolate ANBG69807.140 chromosome 3, ASM1654582v1, whole genome shotgun sequence genomic window:
- the LOC104436260 gene encoding homeobox-leucine zipper protein ATHB-8, translated as MMAVTSACKDKMGIDNGKYVRYTPEQVEALERLYHECPKPSSLRRQQLIRECPILSNIEPKQIKVWFQNRRCREKQRKEASRLQAVNRKLTAMNKLLMEENDRLQKQVSQLVYENSYFRQQTQNATLATTDTSCESVVTSGQHHLTPQHPPRDASPAGLLSIAEETLTEFLSKATGTAVEWVQLPGMKPGPDSIGIIAISHGCTGVAARACGLVGLEPSRVAEILKDRPSWYRDCRAVDVANVLSSGNGGTVELLYMQLYAPTTLAPARDFWLLRYTSVMEDGSLVVCERSINNTQNGPSMPPVQHFVRAEMLPSGYLIRPCEGGGSIIHIVDHMDLEPWSVPEVLRPLYESSTLLAQRTTMAALRNLRQISQEVSQPNVTGWGRRPAALRALGQRLSKGFNEAVNGFMDDGWSMLESDGVDDVTLLINSSPAKMAGVNISYASGFPSMTSAVLCAKASMLLQNVPPAILLRFLREHRSEWADSSIDAYSAAAIKASPCNMPGTRIGGFGSQVILPLAHTIEHEEFMEVVKLENMGHYRDDMIMPSDIFLLQLCNGVDENAVGTCAELIFAPIDASFSDDAPIIPSGFRIIPLDPGSDASSPNRTLDLASALDVGPTGNKAVGDNSGHSGNTKSVMTIAFQFAFELHLQENVASMARQYLRSIIASVQRVALALSPTNLGCHASLRPPPGSPEAHTLARWICQSYRSFLGVALLKNEAADSLLKNLWHHSDAILCCSLRAAPVFTFANQAGLDMLETTLIALQDITLEKIFDDNGRKTLCSEFPQIMQQGFMCLQGGICLSSMGRPISYERAVAWKVLNEEETAHCICFMFVNWSFV; from the exons ATGATGGCGGTGACTTCGGCCTGTAAGGACAAGATGGGGATCGACAACGGGAAGTATGTGCGGTACACGCCCGAGCAGGTCGAAGCTCTCGAGAGGCTGTATCACGAGTGCCCGAAGCCGAGTTCACTGCGGCGACAGCAGCTGATCAGAGAATGCCCGATTCTCTCCAATATCGAGCCGAAGCAGATCAAAGTTTGGTTTCAGAATCGAAG GTGTAGAGAGAAGCAGAGAAAAGAAGCATCTCGCCTTCAGGCAGTGAATAGGAAGCTGACTGCAATGAACAAACTTTTAATGGAGGAGAACGATAGGCTGCAAAAGCAAGTGTCACAGCTGGTGTATGAGAACAGTTATTTCCGCCAGCAGACACAAAAC GCAACCCTCGCCACCACTGACACGAGTTGTGAATCGGTGGTGACCAGTGGTCAGCACCATTTGACTCCTCAGCATCCACCAAGGGATGCCAGCCCTGCAGG ACTTTTGTCCATTGCAGAGGAAACTTTAACAGAGTTTCTTTCGAAGGCCACTGGAACTGCTGTGGAGTGGGTCCAATTGCCTGGGATGAAG CCTGGTCCGGATTCCATTGGAATCATTGCTATTTCTCACGGATGCACTGGTGTGGCAGCACGTGCATGCGGCCTTGTGGGTCTAGAACCTTCAAGA GTTGCTGAAATCCTCAAAGATCGGCCGTCGTGGTATCGTGATTGCCGAGCTGTGGATGTCGCAAATGTGCTGTCGTCTGGAAACGGTGGGACTGTCGAATTGCTGTACATGCAG CTCTACGCGCCTACCACTCTGGCACCGGCCCGTGACTTCTGGTTGCTGCGCTACACATCTGTAATGGAGGATGGGAGTCTTGTG GTATGTGAAAGATCAATTAACAACACCCAAAATGGTCCTAGTATGCCTCCTGTGCAGCATTTTGTGAGAGCTGAAATGTTGCCTAGTGGATATCTGATCCGGCCCTGTGAAGGGGGTGGGTCGATAATTCATATCGTTGATCACATGGATTTAGAG CCATGGAGCGTGCCTGAAGTATTGCGCCCACTTTACGAGTCATCAACTTTGCTCGCACAAAGGACAACGATGGCG GCTTTACGCAATCTGAGGCAGATCTCTCAAGAAGTTTCCCAGCCAAATGTCACTGGTTGGGGAAGAAGACCTGCGGCACTGCGTGCTTTAGGTCAGAGATTGAGCAA GGGTTTTAACGAAGCTGTCAATGGATTTATGGACGATGGTTGGTCTATGTTGGAAAGTGATGGCGTCGATGATGTTACTCTTCTCATTAACTCGTCGCCGGCCAAGATGGCAGGCGTGAACATTTCTTACGCAAGTGGTTTTCCTTCAATGACTAGTGCGGTCTTGTGTGCAAAAGCATCCATGCTGCTGCAA AATGTGCCTCCAGCAATACTCTTACGGTTTTTGCGAGAGCATCGATCAGAGTGGGCGGACAGCAGTATTGACGCATACTCTGCTGCGGCAATCAAAGCCAGTCCATGTAACATGCCAGGGACACGAATTGGAGGGTTCGGGAGTCAGGTTATTCTTCCGCTCGCTCACACAATTGAGCATGAAGAG TTTATGGAAGTTGTTAAACTTGAAAATATGGGCCATTATCGAGACGACATGATTATGCCAAGTGACATCTTCCTCTTGCAA CTTTGCAATGGAGTGGATGAAAATGCTGTTGGCACTTGTGCTGAACTAATTTTCGCTCCAATTGACGCATCCTTTTCTGATGATGCACCCATTATTCCTTCGGGATTCCGCATCATTCCTCTTGATCCAGGATCG GATGCCTCCAGCCCAAACCGGACACTTGATCTTGCCTCAGCTCTTGATGTTGGTCCCACAGGCAACAAAGCGGTCGGTGATAATTCTGGTCATAGTGGAAACACCAAATCTGTGATGACTATAGCCTTCCAATTCGCATTTGAATTACATCTTCAAGAGAATGTGGCGTCCATGGCTCGTCAATACCTCAGAAGTATTATAGCATCTGTTCAGAGAGTGGCATTAGCGCTTTCACCCACAAATTTGGGCTGTCATGCGAGTCTTCGCCCCCCACCTGGCTCTCCTGAAGCGCACACGCTTGCCCGTTGGATCTGCCAAAGCTACAG GTCTTTTCTTGGTGTGGCATTGCTCAAGAACGAGGCCGCTGATTCTTTGCTAAAAAATCTGTGGCATCACTCAGATGCAATCCTATGCTGCTCTCTCAGG GCAGCGCCGGTTTTCACATTTGCTAACCAAGCAGGACTTGACATGTTGGAAACGACGTTGATTGCACTGCAAGACATTACCCTGGAAAAGATTTTTGACGACAATGGAAGAAAGACTCTCTGCTCAGAATTCCCCCAGATAATGCAGCAG GGTTTCATGTGTCTCCAAGGTGGCATTTGCTTGTCAAGCATGGGGAGGCCGATTTCGTACGAAAGAGCAGTAGCTTGGAAGGTGTTGAATGAAGAAGAGACTGCTCACTGCATCTGCTTCATGTTTGTCAATTGGTCTTTTGTCTGA
- the LOC104436261 gene encoding uncharacterized protein LOC104436261, whose translation MAPEGGTPVRSYPNSGNNIRDNPSRLSMETLQRTVSDITSELSKEAIREADGEARLLPPIYELEDAKCECCGMSEECTPEYARRVREKFSGKMVCGLCAEAVRVEMERNGGKGWEEALDAHMSACMRFNRIERAYPVLYQAEAMRAILKKSSSSSGGSRAKSISPRDKGGQKKAAITRSSSCIPAITRETNYDGTTVS comes from the coding sequence ATGGCGCCCGAAGGAGGGACCCCCGTCAGATCGTACCCTAATTCCGGCAACAACATCCGGGACAATCCTTCAAGACTTTCCATGGAGACCCTTCAGAGAACCGTCTCCGACATCACCTCCGAGCTTAGCAAAGAAGCCATCCGCGAAGCCGACGGCGAGGCAAGGCTGCTGCCACCGATCTATGAGCTGGAGGATGCCAAGTGCGAGTGTTGCGGGATGTCTGAGGAGTGCACGCCGGAGTACGCGAGGCGAGTCCGGGAGAAGTTCTCCGGGAAGATGGTGTGCGGACTGTGTGCCGAGGCGGTGCGTGTGGAGATGGAGAGGAACGGAGGGAAGGGCTGGGAGGAGGCACTTGACGCGCACATGAGCGCTTGCATGCGGTTCAACCGGATCGAGCGGGCGTACCCGGTGCTCTACCAAGCGGAGGCCATGAGAGCCATCTTGAAGAAAAGCTCGAGCAGCAGTGGCGGTTCTAGGGCTAAGTCCATCAGCCCTAGAGACAAAGGCGGACAGAAGAAAGCGGCCATCACGAGGAGCTCGAGCTGCATTCCGGCGATCACGAGAGAAACCAACTACGACGGAACCACGGTCAGTTGA